The DNA segment GAATCGATGGCCAGCACGCCGATCGTAGAATCCGCTATGAGCTCCATGAGCTTCTGCTCGTAGTTCTCCGGCTTGACCGTGTAGACGCGCTTGACGCCCCCCAGTCTGAAGCCGAGTACGAATTCGTTACTGCCCAGAACGGCTATGTCCATTATACCACCAGTAGTTCTTTGATATGGTCGACATCAAGCTTGCTCTCCTTTCCACGAGCGATGATCCTGATGTTGTCGACCTCGATCTTCTTCCTGATCATGTAATCGATAATCGGGAGAACGGAGAGCGGATACATGTGAGAGAACTTCTGCGATTGTGCCGCCAGGTACCTTTGCAGCGCCAGGGCGACGAACGTAAGAGAATT comes from the Methanomassiliicoccales archaeon genome and includes:
- a CDS encoding V-type ATP synthase subunit F, with amino-acid sequence MDIAVLGSNEFVLGFRLGGVKRVYTVKPENYEQKLMELIADSTIGVLAIDSVDTELLSPIGRKKATESIAPVVVMVGAKEGDLREKVKRAIGVDLYK